In Lolium rigidum isolate FL_2022 chromosome 7, APGP_CSIRO_Lrig_0.1, whole genome shotgun sequence, the DNA window ATGACGACAAGAGTGCGCCTCATATCATGTTCTTTGCCTGTGAGGATATTCCACCCGGTCAAGAGCTAGCATACCACTACAACTATGCAATTGACCAGGTTCATGATGCCAACGGTaacatcaagaagaagaaatgcctTTGTGGTTCTGTAGAGTGTGATGGCTGGCTGTATTAGGTTTAGAGTGTGATGCCTTTGTGCCTCTATGGAAGTTACTGTATTATCATTCATCCTTCTTCTAGCTTTCTGTATGTCCAATAAGTATCATCATTTAGGCTTCAAAAGAGCGCAAGGTTTCCCTTATTTCCTGATCCGATCATTGGTAACTTGATGAATCTATCTGTTTAGTACTTATAGTTCTAGCTTTCATGATGAAGATAGTTCTTAGATATAATGCAGCAATATTTTTTGTTCTTGATTTATTTTCTGATAACCCCTCCCAGTATGGTTCTGTGATTAATATTTCTGTGTATCCTCCAGTTACTAGAACTTTTTGTAGAAAAATTCCAGCACATGTTTTTAGGTGGAGATCCCTGGAGCATCATAAGAAAAGAATGTGATATCATGGTGTACACTTTGGAAAATTACTCTCTGTCCTTCTATAATATTTGTTACAAGTTTATTTTCAGGAAAAAAATAACATTTACATGTCATCAATTCTGAAAAAAGAAGGATATATTGATTTTCCATTATGCTGTGGAAGAATTTACACGAATGACGGACCACTGTTTGTCTTTAAAACTACTGAAGAATCAATTATTCTAGAATTTTATATTCATTGAACTGGTAGTAGGAGCAATCACATATTCACATATCAACAAAGATTTGAAAACCCTTAAATTTTCTATTGATCTAGAATCCAGATTTACAGTTTTTGACAGGTTAATAGTAAGAATTTGCCAGAAAATGAGCCCAGTCTGGAGTCCAGCCTAGAACTTGTTTGGTTAACCTTGGTATTGACTATCCCTGATTACTTGATTCAGAACATGCATGCATTGTTGATCCTGGAAGCATGATTCCTGACATGTGAGCCTGCATACAAGTGTCGTGAAGTCGGAAGATGGAATGGTAAGGGTGAGTTTAATGTCGTCGCTTACTTATACTTGTCAACAATATTTGTGATTTCTGCCCCCCTTTTCCATGGTTTTATAGTTCCAAATGCATTTGCAGCTGAATAATAAAACTGATTCATTTTCATAGATACAAGTGGAAGGTGTCCCAAACCAGTTAAAAAGTGTCCGTTCCTAGTCCTTTCTGTAGATTCTACCTTATGGATAGTGAAGTCCAGGGTGTTATATGCTTGTGTCTACAGGCAAAACCTTTGAATCCCAAAGCCTTCATATACCCTGTTCCAATGTGTATGTCTCTATGCTCATAATGAGAAGGAACTTTCTGGTGGAAAAGCTTTATGGGAGAAGAAGATACGGTTCATGCCATTTATGACATGTCCTACTGCTTGCATCTTGTTATTGGATAACAGCTGCACTAGCCTGAATATCATTTCTGCTGGATACTCTGTTGCTCCAGGCGTCCTAATTTCGTTGAGTTCTTTTTTTTTATGTGTGGGAATTTCGTTACTTCATTACTCTGCAAATTATCCACGTTTGGCTTTACAGCTTTGAGTCTGTGACCATGAATCATTAATGGCTATAGTATATTTTCAGAAGCAAAGTTCCATTATGAAATGAAGCAACTATGGCTCTGTGAAGTTATTGTGCTGCCTAGAGATCTAAAGCAACGGTGGAAGTGCTGGAAGCCTCGTCATTGAGAGACCAGTGGAAATCATCGACGATTTTGTGAAGCAGTGCAACAAGGAGTTGTGCTCAGCCTTGGATAATTGCGGGTATTGCTAAGCTGGGGTAGTTGCAGGATAGTTGTATTTCTCACTCAACGTTCTCAAAGCAAAACCCAGGTGTTGATTCAAGGTTGAGAAACTGTGACGTGACCCATGTAACTTTGGACTTTTGGGTGATGTGGTCTTGTGTCTGCAGAATCTTGAACTTTTTAGTAGCGTTTGTGTTGTGTATCAGTATGTGCTGCTGAGGTTAAGCGTTCGTTCTGTTGAGTGCCAAGCTACCAACTGCAGAGTGTATGCATGTTTCTCTCAGTGGAAGGGCATGGGATGTTCAGTCTGAGCAACTCTGGCTTTTAGTGTTTGTTTTTTTTGTCTTTATAAAACTTGAACCTGTAACCTGGGCACGATGCATCTTACCTCAGCAAAGAAGAAGGCACCCGCCTGTTCTGTTCCTGGGATTTTGCTGTAAAGCCACAAGACGCTGCGCAATGTCGAATGTTCGGTCATGATCTAGCATTACAGCACCACCAGCAAATCTTAAATATCCAAACATAATCATTTTTGTTCATACTGAAATATGATACTTGCTGCGAGTATATACAAAGATGGCACACATTATTCAAGGGTCAACATCCAGAACGAGCTACGGTCATTTCTGCTCACACTGAAATTTCATAGTACTAGCTCTTGCAAGATAACAAAGCTGAACCAGAGATGACCACATTGTCCTAAAACACCTGAAGGCCCAGATCGTTGTACTGCTACTATGCACTGTGCTGGCGTTCTTGATGACATCACGCCATGCCATACAGACGGCCCGGAGTcagttgccgccgccgccgcgccctccgcgCGGTGGCCGTTGCGCCCCGCCGCCGAACCCTGCGCGCGCGCCCCAGCCTCCGTGGTCGCCCTCGAACGCCCCACCACCTGCTCCCCAGCCGCCGGGCCCGCCGCCCCATCCGTACCCGCCGGCGTGACCGCCAGCCCAGTCGTATCCGCCGCCCCAGCCGTACCTGCCAGCGTGGCCGCCGCGCCCACCGAAGCCGAAGCTTCCGCGCCCGCTCCCCCctccgcctccaccaccgccgccgccgtagccGAACCCAAAGGCGGTGCCGCCGGGGCCCTGCTCTGAGCTGTGGCCGTAGGCCCAGCCGCCTCCAGGCCCCGAGGCCCACTCCCAGTCGTAGCTCCACGAGCCGCCGGGGCCGGAGCCCCGCCGTGACCCAGAATCGCCGGTCCATCCTGGCGGCAGCGGCGCCCGTGGCCGTGCCTGCCCGGGCTGGGGACCCCTCGGATTGTCCATGTCAGATGTCGTCGCCGGCGGGACTGCAGAGACTGAAATTCACAAATGGAGAGAATAGAGTAATGGCTGCTGACACTTCTGGGTCTTGGGCAGGGGCAGGTGTCCAGGTCTTTGTTTTCGCTCAAGTGAATTGCCGCTTCGTTTGCCAAAAACATGTTTCCTTTATTTCGATCCAGAATGCACTCATTACTCCACTACCTACCCTCTCGTGAGCTAACAAATGAAACAGTCCCGTTCATAATTAGCTCGCGTTCTAGGTTTAGTAAAGTtaaaatttgttatttttttaaATATCTAGAAAAATATAGCAACATCTATCCCCGCAAAAAAATATTACTAAAATTTACCGCATCAGAATCGTCATAAAGTATATTTtaaattatatgcatttgatattATGAATGTGGATGTTTTTCCTTCTATTCTTGATTAA includes these proteins:
- the LOC124671526 gene encoding glycine-rich protein DOT1-like; translated protein: MDNPRGPQPGQARPRAPLPPGWTGDSGSRRGSGPGGSWSYDWEWASGPGGGWAYGHSSEQGPGGTAFGFGYGGGGGGGGGGSGRGSFGFGGRGGHAGRYGWGGGYDWAGGHAGGYGWGGGPGGWGAGGGAFEGDHGGWGARAGFGGGAQRPPRGGRGGGGN